A stretch of Capricornis sumatraensis isolate serow.1 chromosome 10, serow.2, whole genome shotgun sequence DNA encodes these proteins:
- the CHCHD1 gene encoding small ribosomal subunit protein mS37, giving the protein MATPSLRGRLARLGNPRKPILKPNKPLILADHVGERRREKGEATCITEMSIMMACWKQNEFRDEACKKEIRDFFDCASRAEAARKMRSIQEDLGQLGSLPPRKLNKLLQRFPNKPHVS; this is encoded by the exons ATGGCGACGCCAAGCCTCCGGGGTCGGTTAGCACGGCTTGGGAATCCGCGGAAGCCTATATTGAAGCCCAATAAGCCCCTCATCCTAGCTGACCATGTCGGGGAACGGCGCCGGGAGAAGGGCG AGGCGACCTGTATCACGGAGATGTCGATAATGATGGCTTGCTGGAAGCAGAATGAATTCCGCGACGAAGCGTGCAAAAAAGAGATCCGCGACTTCTTCGATTGTGCTTCGAGGGCTGAG GCAGCCCGAAAAATGAGATCAATCCAGGAGGATCTGGGACAGTTGGGGAGTTTACCCCCCAGGAAATTGAATAAGCTGTTACAGAGGTTTCCTAACAAGCCTCACGTCAGCTGA
- the FUT11 gene encoding alpha-(1,3)-fucosyltransferase 11 yields the protein MGAGRTGSVLAVLGVLGVCATRGPGLAAEGKTGGEAEWAEPWDGAVFRPPSALGAVGVARSPGAPRPGREEAVDLPVLLWWSPGLFPHFPGDSERIECSRGACVASRDRRVRRDSRTRALLFYGTDFRASEAPLPRLAHQSWALLHEESPLNNFLLSHGPGIRLFNLTATFSRYSDYPLPLQWLPGIAYLRRAAPPLEERAEWRRRGYAPLLYLQSHCDVPADRDRYVRELMRYIPVDSYGKCLQNRELPTPRLRDTATATTEDPELLAFLSRYKFHLALENAICDDYMTEKLWRPMHLGAVPVYRGSPSVRDWMPNNHSIILIDDFESPQKLAEFIDFLDKNDEEYMKYLAYKQPGGVTNQFLLNSLKQREWGVNDPLLPNYLNGFECFVCDHELARLDAEKAHAASPGSIPVPEPHIAQPSHMDCPVPTPGFGSVEEIPENDSWKEMWLQDYWQGLDQGEALTAMIHNNETLQGKFWDYLTEIFMKRNQNL from the exons ATGGGGGCCGGCCGCACGGGGTCTGTGCTTGCTGTCCTGGGAGTGCTTGGTGTCTGTGCGACCAGAGGCCCAGGACTCGCGGCGGAGGGGAAGACCGGCGGGGAGGCGGAGTGGGCGGAGCCGTGGGATGGCGCGGTTTTCCGGCCTCCCTCGGCGCTGGGCGCAGTGGGGGTGGCTCGCAGTCCGGGGGCCCCGCGGCCCGGGAGGGAGGAGGCGGTGGACTTGCCGGTGCTGCTGTGGTGGAGCCCGGGGCTGTTTCCTCACTTCCCGGGCGACTCGGAGCGTATCGAGTGCTCGCGCGGGGCGTGCGTGGCGTCGCGGGACCGACGGGTGCGGAGAGACTCGCGGACGCGCGCGCTGCTCTTCTACGGCACCGACTTCCGCGCGTCCGAGGCGCCGCTTCCGCGCCTGGCGCACCAGAGCTGGGCGCTTCTGCACGAGGAGTCGCCCCTCAACAACTTCTTGCTGAGCCACGGTCCGGGCATCCGCCTCTTCAATCTTACCGCCACCTTCAGTCGCTACTCGGACTACCCGCTGCCGCTGCAGTGGCTGCCGGGGATCGCTTACCTGCGCCGCGCGGCACCTCCGCTCGAGGAGCGCGCAGAGTGGCGCCGCCGCGGCTATGCGCCGCTGCTCTATCTGCAGTCCCACTGCGACGTGCCTGCGGACCGAGACCGCTACGTGCGCGAGCTCATGCGCTACATTCCG GTGGACTCCTATGGGAAGTGCCTGCAGAATCGGGAGCTGCCCACGCCGCGGTTACGGGACACAGCCACAGCCACCACCGAGGATCCGGAGCTCTTGGCCTTTTTGTCCCGCTATAAATTCCATTTGGCTCTCGAAAATGCCATCTGCGACGACTACATGACAGAAAAATTGTGGCGCCCCATGCACCTCGGTGCTGTGCCCGTGTACCGCGGCTCTCCCTCTGTGAGGGACTGGATGCCGAACAACCACTCCATCATCCTCATTGACGACTTTGAGTCGCCGCAGAAGCTGGCAGAGTTTATTGACTTCCTGGACAAAAATGATGAAGAATATATGAAATACTTGGCATACAAGCAGCCTGGGGGAGTCACTAACCAGTTCCTTCTGAATAGTTTGAAGCAGCGCGAATGGGGAGTGAATGACCCCTTACTACCTAACTACCTTAACGGCTTCGAGTGTTTCGTCTGTGACCACGAACTGGCGCGGCTGGACGCCGAGAAGGCCCATGCAGCCTCTCCTGGGAGCATCCCGGTCCCTGAGCCTCATATTGCCCAGCCCTCACACATGGACTGCCCAGTGCCCACACCTGGCTTTGGCAGTGTGGAAGAGATTCCTGAGAATGACAG CTGGAAGGAGATGTGGCTGCAAGATTACTGGCAAGGTCTGGACCAGGGGGAAGCTCTCACTGCCATGATCCACAACAATGAGacacttcaggggaaattttGGGATTACCTAACGGAGATCTTCATGAAAAGGAACCAAAATCTCTAA